The genomic interval TCTTGGAACACAAGAAAATACGGGCAGACAACAGTAAGTCAGGTAATGAAGACCCTTGCTTCTCAGGACAGAACACTGTGTGAATCTGATTTTAAGTGAGGGAATCTACAAAAAAGATTATTCTCATATTTTGGACACCATAGCAAGGTAACCAGGACAGAACACTGAGCGGATCCATGTACCTGTAATTACACATACAACAAGACTAAACTACAACAATATCAAGTTCAACCAATTCTTGTATAAACATGGTCAGGAAATATAAGTCATGAGAAATGGCTGCTAAAATTCAGATTTGTGCAAAAATGTGCAGATGTCCACCATATGAATATAGGTTAACATAATAAATGCTAAGATATAAGAAACTAAACGTATGTGCTGATGGAGTGCTCTCCTGAATTACCGAAGCTGCTCGTATAGAGTCTAACTATTCTTTAATAGGGATTGGCCAGGTTTAGACACCTAAACGTGTATTTATAGTGATTATATTTTGTGTAAATGAAGGGGTCCTCATTCAGAACCACAATCTATGGACACCTCTCTAAATTTGCAGATCTCGGATCATATGTTTCACACTTTATGGTACCTCATCAATAACATTGTTAAGCCACAAACCATGGTGGGTATTTATCTAGCGGGATACAGTAAATTGGTTATTAGCATAGTATGGCCATTGAACCGCTACCTTGTGCTGTATGAAATTGTGACGGCAACTGCATTAAAACAAATGTGTTATAGCTGTTAATTTAGGCTGTTGATGGGATATTGATGGTATCTACTGACTCTTTTTGTATGGTAATAAAGAGCTGTACATACTGGTAGACATTACTGATGTTGGTTATTGATTTGGTCTTACTACCCATAAACATCTTATGTTACAGATTGGAGGAAATACCGCCTCTAAAATGTGTAGTACTAGTCCATAATATAGATGGAGTGGGGTTATCTGTAGGGTTGGAGGCAGCTGTAGTTATTGTTACAGGTTACATAGCAGAAGTAGCAAAGCTTAGAGTTGTGATTATTAGTCTGTTATAGTTATTAGTATATCTTACCATATTAAATAACGTATGTTGCTAAAGGACAATATCTTGGGATGGTCTATGTGTGCAAATCACTGAGAGGATTCAGCAGTCACTATCAACTACTACATGAGGTCACTTAAGCAAAGTGCAACAGTAAAAGTCCCTCATTGTAAATGCAAAGAAAAGATGTCATCCACCTGGAACGTCCCAACAAAGTCTGTGGTGACATTTTAATAAGTTAAACCGACTATCCTGTCTTTATTTCTCCTTTGTACTAGGAAACAGAATTGCCATTAGCCACCTCTTCCCGAAAACGCTTGTCATGTTGTCCAACCAGTTGATGGGGCTGCTGTCTTCAGATGGGCTCTGGTGACACACTGGTCTTCTGGATATCAGTAGCAGCTGGTGAAAGCAGAAGGCACCACAAGCTAAACCCACCCCAAACCAGAGGTAAAGCATGAGGACAGCCAACATCTCTGAACTAAGTAGAGAACCTATGGAGGGGAAAGACAAGGAGTCAAAGAAGGTTGTCATTAGATAATGAAGATACATTAGTGACATGAAGGATACCGACATTTAAcaaagtgctcaaaacagatgttGGGGTAAGAGAATTCTTGATAACATGGTGAGACTCGGCATGCCATAATATATGACAGACATGACAGACGGTTGCGTTCTACGCCAGGTCCATCCTTTTCCACCCTGTATCTATAAATAGTGCTGGGCTCTTGGCTGGGTCCCTATGTCATTGTCATAAGAAGGCACAAAACTGGGGCAGCGTTTATCAATGTCATTGGAGCCAAGGAAATTTAACTCCTTGGAGAGCAGAATGTGTCTTGCATGTACCATTCACGTGTAACATGCTGTTTGATATATGTTGGTTTATGTGGAGTCACAGCAGGAAGGCTGAAAAGCCCCGAttatccctccacctctgcctgAAATCTGCAGAATATAAATTGGATAAATAAACGCTGACATATTTTCACCATCTGCTCGTGTGTTACACTTTACAGCCACAGCACCATCACATCGCAACAAGTCTGAGAGACAGATGCTGGCTGTTCATGGAGTCTCGGTGAAATTCCTTACTTAAATGCCACAGAAGAAGACTAAATAATATGAGCCGACAGAGAAATCTCATATGTTGTCAGAGGACCTCTCCAAGATAGAGATGAAAATATGGATGAAACTGCCACCATTGTCCTGTAAAGTCATAGACCACCAGAGCTGAAGAGCAGCCATTCCTCAATGAGGACTCCCAGAGCTTTATCTCTCTAATAAAGGTTACTATAGGAATCTGCTTATTATGGGGCCATTATTCTTGCTTATAACCTTACCAATTCATCTGAATTCAGGAATATGAGCACATTCATATCATACTGCTCCTGTAAGTGGACAATTCTTATGTACCGCAATTCCCACACTGAGCATGGCGGTGCTAACACATTATGCAGAAGGACGTGGCAGGGATCTATAGTAATATTACATTTAGTAGCATTATGTTATAGCTTGAGACATATTTATGTGGCGCTACATAGAACTGCAGGTAACTCAACTCCTGCATTTTTTGGGTTTAGTTATGATACACTAAAGATAGCACCTCAGATCCTACATAAAAGTATATTTCATCAGCAAGTAGTGAAACCTATTCTACATCATTGTCAGTGTCAATATACAATGGGTCTGACCTGAGAAGAAGCGTGTAACAGAGAGAGGAAGAAGCCTGAGGAAAGTCAGTGGATTTGTAAAAGACAGAGAAAAGCTGTGTGAAATGTATCCCACTCCTGCCACCATTGCATGGAAGCAGCTGCAGGAAGCATGCAGGCAGAATAACACAAAGCTGCGCAGGTTACTACGG from Leptodactylus fuscus isolate aLepFus1 chromosome 7, aLepFus1.hap2, whole genome shotgun sequence carries:
- the ZDHHC22 gene encoding palmitoyltransferase ZDHHC22, with amino-acid sequence MVLLQLLNLMAPCYFICLLAVTFSLQLFFFLPGMCEEDSLPLSGLIHSFLFVFFLVNVIGNYFLVIWNSPASGGISADADISNKPFCRICTRMMWEQEHHCFFTGTCISRSNLRSFVLFCLHASCSCFHAMVAGVGYISHSFSLSFTNPLTFLRLLPLSVTRFFSGSLLSSEMLAVLMLYLWFGVGLACGAFCFHQLLLISRRPVCHQSPSEDSSPINWLDNMTSVFGKRWLMAILFPSTKEK